Proteins from one Atribacteraceae bacterium genomic window:
- a CDS encoding FAD:protein FMN transferase, whose protein sequence is TAAQLASHLLGTALWLPLALLIHPLAYGYLSWLLSIATILSTFCTFGLGKTVITHQAAEGDDRLLSSSVAVVFLLSVIAGIIVSIVLGPAVGLLTAGLSLFSLTVHLDLANRKYGSYLRAWIGARLLGLFLPVLFYLFWESINGILVGLALGYLLFGGRVVERLRLKPDIRKIRAVLPFTLGVLGSDLSKVSTSFLDKILIGELFGMTTLGYYHFAYRVFLFFGILPQIMFFYLLSEKAAQRNTDRIEKIAILSSGGLAAATYFFARFIVPPVFPAFAGSVSAIQIMGLAVIPATLVAIKTSGLYAARKANLVLGSHLLALGAGIVGITILGRVFSLVGLALGLLALQSSLAAALFLLPKLTRENRKVIVGSLAVLLLAGLALGTLNARRPWIEINEQEVEVRGLAMGTVVSIKASDPDRRGAQSAAEAAFAEILRIERLLSTTYPASEIYNLNRSGGAWADLSPETLYVLGQSLYYARLSGGAFDPTVKPLLGLWMEEVRTSGRLPTTEELERALSLVNWRALELDEEQGRARFLKEGMQLTLGGIAAGYAVDRATELLKEKGIAGALIDIGGDIRGYGPRTFRIAIQHPRDDVGWLEVIDLKNAAVATTGDYRQFFFLGKRRVHHILDPQTGQPADSVMSVTVVAEKALVTDVLTTTVFVLGPEKGMELMNSHGIAGLIVDAAGQITISEKWE, encoded by the coding sequence TGACAGCGGCTCAACTGGCCTCTCATTTACTGGGAACCGCTCTTTGGCTGCCGCTCGCCCTCCTCATCCATCCCCTGGCCTACGGGTACCTGAGCTGGCTTTTGTCGATCGCAACGATCCTCTCCACCTTTTGCACCTTCGGCCTGGGTAAAACCGTGATCACCCATCAAGCCGCGGAGGGAGACGACCGGCTTCTGAGCAGCTCGGTAGCGGTCGTTTTCCTCCTCAGCGTAATCGCCGGGATTATCGTCTCGATCGTTTTGGGGCCGGCAGTCGGTTTGCTCACCGCCGGACTTTCGCTTTTCTCCCTCACGGTTCATCTGGATCTAGCGAACCGGAAATACGGAAGCTACCTCCGCGCGTGGATCGGGGCACGGCTACTCGGCCTTTTCCTTCCGGTACTCTTTTATCTTTTCTGGGAGTCCATAAACGGGATACTGGTCGGACTGGCCCTTGGCTATCTTCTCTTCGGAGGGCGGGTCGTGGAGCGTCTGCGCTTAAAACCCGATATTCGAAAAATCCGGGCAGTCCTCCCGTTCACCCTGGGTGTGCTGGGCAGCGATCTCAGCAAGGTATCCACCAGTTTCCTCGACAAGATCCTGATCGGGGAGCTCTTCGGAATGACGACGCTTGGATATTATCATTTTGCCTACCGCGTCTTTCTTTTCTTCGGGATACTGCCGCAGATTATGTTCTTCTACCTCTTATCCGAGAAAGCCGCCCAGCGGAATACGGATAGGATAGAAAAAATCGCCATCCTCTCTTCCGGCGGACTCGCTGCGGCAACCTATTTTTTCGCCCGCTTCATCGTTCCACCGGTTTTTCCGGCGTTTGCCGGGAGCGTGAGCGCTATTCAGATAATGGGGCTTGCGGTAATCCCCGCGACACTCGTGGCGATAAAGACCTCGGGCCTTTACGCCGCCCGGAAGGCAAACCTCGTTCTGGGCTCCCACCTGCTGGCTCTGGGAGCCGGTATCGTAGGGATCACCATCCTGGGAAGGGTCTTCAGCCTGGTGGGCCTGGCGCTGGGTCTGCTCGCGCTCCAAAGCAGTCTGGCCGCCGCTTTATTCCTGTTGCCCAAGCTCACCAGGGAAAACCGCAAAGTTATAGTGGGTTCGCTGGCCGTCCTTCTCCTGGCGGGCCTGGCGCTGGGCACGCTTAACGCACGTCGGCCGTGGATCGAGATAAACGAACAGGAGGTGGAGGTAAGGGGTTTGGCCATGGGAACCGTGGTTTCGATCAAGGCGAGCGACCCGGATAGGCGGGGGGCCCAATCCGCGGCAGAGGCCGCCTTCGCTGAAATCCTGAGAATCGAGAGGTTGCTGTCGACCACTTATCCGGCGAGTGAAATCTATAACCTGAATCGGTCGGGGGGAGCCTGGGCGGATCTCTCCCCGGAGACCCTTTATGTGCTGGGACAAAGCCTGTATTATGCCCGGCTCTCCGGGGGGGCCTTTGATCCAACGGTCAAACCTCTCTTGGGTCTGTGGATGGAAGAAGTAAGGACCTCCGGGAGGCTTCCCACCACCGAGGAACTGGAGCGGGCACTCTCGCTCGTCAATTGGCGGGCTCTGGAACTTGACGAAGAACAGGGCCGGGCGCGATTTCTAAAAGAAGGGATGCAGCTCACCCTGGGGGGCATCGCCGCCGGTTACGCGGTGGACCGCGCCACCGAGCTATTGAAGGAAAAGGGTATCGCCGGGGCACTGATCGATATCGGAGGAGATATCCGGGGGTACGGTCCCCGGACCTTCCGGATCGCGATTCAACACCCGCGCGATGACGTCGGATGGCTGGAGGTGATCGATCTCAAAAACGCGGCGGTGGCCACCACCGGGGATTACCGACAGTTCTTCTTTTTGGGGAAAAGAAGAGTGCACCACATCCTCGACCCGCAAACCGGTCAACCGGCCGATTCCGTCATGAGCGTAACGGTCGTCGCCGAAAAGGCCCTGGTTACCGATGTCCTCACGACAACCGTTTTTGTACTGGGCCCGGAGAAAGGGATGGAACTGATGAATTCGCACGGGATCGCCGGTTTGATCGTGGATGCCGCCGGACAGATAACCATATCCGAGAAATGGGAATAG